A genomic segment from Chitinophagaceae bacterium encodes:
- a CDS encoding glycerophosphodiester phosphodiesterase — protein MTTEKPANQPEKFDKQGHRGCRGLMPENTVAAMLYALNLNVTTLEMDVVISKDKKVVLSHDPYFNHEITTKPDGSYLNENEEKKYNIYQMMYTEVKTFDVGMKPHPRFTQQQKIKAIKPLLSDVFTAIKNEMMVRKRPFPYFNIETKSTVQTDNIFHPAPEEFVELLMAVVNEFNLQEQVTIQSFDIRTLQYLHKKFPQVKTALLIESYDRRSINLHIEQLGFTPTVYSPSYNLVTNELTRQCHEKNMQIIPWTVNEKEKIKELKNMGVDGIISDYPNLFDE, from the coding sequence ATGACAACAGAAAAACCAGCAAATCAACCGGAAAAATTTGACAAGCAAGGCCACCGTGGCTGCCGTGGGCTGATGCCGGAAAATACCGTGGCTGCAATGCTGTATGCACTCAACTTAAATGTAACCACTTTAGAAATGGATGTAGTGATTAGCAAAGACAAAAAAGTAGTGCTGTCGCACGACCCTTATTTTAACCATGAAATAACCACAAAACCCGATGGCTCATACCTAAATGAAAATGAAGAAAAAAAATACAACATTTATCAAATGATGTATACCGAAGTAAAAACTTTTGATGTAGGCATGAAGCCACACCCACGCTTTACGCAACAGCAAAAAATAAAAGCCATAAAACCACTTTTGAGCGATGTGTTTACGGCTATTAAAAACGAAATGATGGTACGCAAGCGGCCTTTTCCTTACTTTAATATAGAAACAAAATCCACGGTACAAACAGATAATATTTTTCACCCGGCGCCTGAAGAATTTGTGGAATTGCTGATGGCTGTAGTAAATGAATTTAATTTACAAGAGCAGGTAACCATTCAATCTTTTGACATACGTACACTTCAATACCTGCATAAAAAATTTCCGCAGGTAAAAACTGCCCTATTGATAGAAAGCTACGACAGGCGGAGTATAAATTTGCACATAGAACAGCTGGGTTTTACGCCTACTGTTTACAGCCCATCCTACAACCTGGTTACAAATGAATTAACCCGGCAATGCCACGAAAAAAATATGCAAATAATTCCCTGGACGGTAAATGAAAAAGAAAAAATAAAGGAATTAAAAAACATGGGTGTAGATGGCATCATTAGCGACTATCCCAATTTATTTGATGAATAG
- a CDS encoding acyl-CoA dehydrogenase family protein yields the protein MNFQFSEEQLMIQQAARDFAQNECLPGVIERDEAQKFPKEQIEKLADLGFLGMMVKAEYGGSGLDTVSYVLAMEEISKVDASVSVCMSVNNSLVCYGLQEYGSEEQKQKYLVPLAQGKKDGQLHIGAFLLSEPEAGSDATSQRTTAEDKGDYYLLNGTKNWITNGNTASTYLVIAQTDVSKGSRGINALIVEKNWPGVVVGAKENKLGIRGSDTHSIMFNDVKVPKANRIGEDGFGFKFAMKTLAGGRIGIASQALGIASGAYELSKSYSRQRKAFGTEIMNHQIIQFKLADMATRIEASRLLCLKAAWEKDNNLDYTLSGSMAKVFSSETAMWTATEAVQIHGGYGFVKEYHVERMMRDAKITQIYEGTSEVQRIVISRSILK from the coding sequence ATGAATTTTCAGTTTTCCGAAGAACAATTAATGATACAGCAGGCAGCCAGGGATTTTGCCCAAAACGAATGCCTGCCCGGTGTTATTGAAAGAGATGAAGCCCAAAAATTTCCGAAAGAACAAATAGAAAAATTAGCCGACCTCGGTTTTTTGGGTATGATGGTAAAAGCCGAGTATGGCGGCAGCGGCTTAGATACGGTAAGTTATGTATTGGCTATGGAAGAAATAAGCAAGGTAGATGCCAGCGTAAGTGTGTGCATGAGCGTAAACAACAGCCTGGTTTGTTATGGCTTGCAGGAGTATGGCTCCGAAGAGCAAAAGCAAAAATATTTAGTACCGTTGGCGCAGGGAAAAAAAGACGGGCAACTGCATATTGGCGCATTTTTACTGAGCGAACCCGAAGCCGGCAGTGACGCCACCAGCCAACGCACAACCGCAGAAGATAAAGGCGACTATTATTTATTAAACGGCACCAAAAACTGGATTACCAATGGCAATACCGCCAGTACCTATTTGGTAATTGCCCAAACCGATGTATCCAAAGGCAGCAGAGGAATTAATGCATTAATTGTAGAAAAAAACTGGCCTGGTGTAGTTGTAGGCGCCAAAGAAAATAAGCTGGGCATAAGGGGAAGCGATACGCATAGCATTATGTTTAACGATGTAAAAGTACCCAAGGCAAACCGAATAGGTGAAGATGGCTTTGGTTTTAAGTTTGCCATGAAAACATTGGCCGGCGGCCGCATAGGCATTGCCAGCCAGGCATTGGGTATTGCCAGTGGCGCATACGAATTATCTAAAAGCTACAGCAGGCAACGTAAAGCATTTGGTACCGAAATTATGAACCACCAGATTATTCAATTTAAGCTTGCCGATATGGCTACAAGAATTGAAGCCAGCCGATTACTTTGCCTTAAAGCAGCCTGGGAAAAAGACAATAACCTCGATTATACGCTTAGTGGTTCAATGGCAAAAGTTTTTAGCAGCGAAACCGCAATGTGGACTGCTACCGAAGCCGTGCAAATACACGGTGGTTATGGCTTTGTAAAAGAATACCATGTAGAACGCATGATGCGTGACGCAAAAATTACCCAGATATATGAAGGCACCAGCGAAGTGCAGCGCATTGTAATAAGCAGGAGCATCTTAAAATAG
- the hppD gene encoding 4-hydroxyphenylpyruvate dioxygenase encodes MNTQVLASNNATTAEDFLPLQGTDYVEFYVGNAKQAAHFYKTAFGFQSLAYAGPETGRKDIVSYAIRQNKLTFVLTTPLKPGNPIAEHITQHGDGVKFLALKVEDAKDAWEQTTKRGGKSYAEPYVLKDEEGEVVMSGIHTYGETVHLFIERKNYKGAFMPGYKVWQSDYNPLQAGLQYVDHCVGNVGWNQMNRWVKYYEEVMGFKNILSFDDKDISTEYSALMSKVMSNGNGFVKFPINEPAEGKKKSQVEEYLDFYLGEGVQHVAIASRNIIETVTELKKRGVEFLSIPGSYYETILDRVGHIDEDLKELGKLGVLIDRDDEGYLLQIFTKPLQDRPTLFFEIIQRKGAKSFGKGNFKALFEALEREQELRGNL; translated from the coding sequence ATGAATACGCAGGTTTTAGCTTCCAATAATGCCACAACTGCCGAAGATTTTTTGCCTTTGCAGGGAACTGATTATGTGGAGTTTTATGTGGGCAATGCCAAGCAGGCGGCACATTTTTATAAAACGGCATTCGGGTTTCAATCGCTGGCTTATGCCGGGCCAGAAACGGGCCGAAAAGATATAGTGAGCTATGCGATAAGGCAAAATAAACTTACCTTTGTATTAACTACTCCACTTAAACCCGGCAACCCAATTGCGGAGCATATTACCCAGCATGGTGATGGCGTAAAGTTTTTAGCATTAAAAGTAGAAGATGCCAAAGATGCCTGGGAGCAAACCACAAAGCGTGGCGGAAAAAGTTATGCTGAGCCCTATGTGTTAAAAGATGAAGAAGGCGAGGTGGTGATGAGCGGCATACATACTTACGGCGAAACCGTGCACCTGTTTATTGAAAGAAAAAATTATAAAGGCGCTTTTATGCCTGGCTATAAAGTTTGGCAAAGCGATTATAACCCTTTGCAAGCCGGCTTGCAATATGTGGATCATTGCGTAGGCAATGTGGGCTGGAACCAAATGAACCGCTGGGTAAAATATTATGAAGAGGTAATGGGCTTTAAAAATATTTTAAGCTTTGATGACAAAGATATTTCTACCGAATATTCTGCATTGATGAGCAAGGTGATGAGCAATGGAAACGGTTTTGTAAAATTTCCTATTAACGAACCTGCAGAAGGAAAAAAGAAAAGCCAGGTGGAAGAATACCTGGATTTTTACCTGGGCGAAGGGGTACAGCATGTGGCTATTGCCTCCCGTAATATAATTGAAACCGTAACTGAGCTTAAGAAAAGGGGAGTGGAGTTTTTGTCCATACCAGGCAGTTATTACGAAACCATACTGGACCGAGTGGGCCATATTGACGAAGACCTAAAAGAACTGGGTAAGCTGGGTGTGTTGATTGACCGGGACGATGAAGGGTATTTGTTGCAAATTTTCACTAAGCCATTGCAAGACAGGCCCACGCTTTTTTTTGAAATTATACAGCGCAAGGGCGCAAAAAGTTTTGGCAAGGGAAATTTTAAAGCTTTATTTGAAGCGCTGGAAAGAGAGCAGGAGCTAAGAGGCAACTTGTAA
- the lpdA gene encoding dihydrolipoyl dehydrogenase, producing MAYDVIVLGSGPGGYPAAIRSSQLGKKVAIVEKESLGGICLNWGCIPTKALLKSAQVFEYAKHAADYGIQVNNPTSNFDAVIKRSRGVADKMSKGVQFLMKKNKIDVVMGTGKLISPTKLEVTAADGSKQTLEAKNIIIATGARSRQLPSMPIDGKKIIGYREALVLPTQPKSMIVCGSGAIGSEFAYFYNSLGCKITIVEFMPKIVPVEDDDVSKELEKQFKKQGINIMVNSEVTKVDTSGSGVKATVKTATGEQVLEADILLSAVGIVANIEGLGLEALGVKTEKGKILVDANQMTNIAGLYAIGDCTPGQALAHVASKEGINAAEHLSGHKVTAMDYNNIPGCTYCLPEVASVGYTEKAAKDAGYEVKVGKFPFVASGKATAAGATDGFVKVIYDAKYGEFLGCHMIGMNVTEMIAEAVVARKLETTAHEILNAVHPHPTMSEAIKEATAVAYGEATDI from the coding sequence ATGGCATATGATGTAATAGTTTTAGGCAGCGGCCCGGGCGGATATCCTGCGGCAATACGGAGCAGCCAGTTAGGTAAAAAAGTGGCAATTGTAGAAAAAGAAAGCTTAGGCGGTATTTGCCTCAACTGGGGTTGTATTCCTACCAAAGCCTTATTAAAAAGCGCCCAGGTTTTTGAATATGCAAAACATGCCGCAGATTATGGCATACAAGTAAACAACCCTACCAGTAATTTTGATGCAGTAATTAAACGCAGCCGTGGCGTAGCCGATAAAATGAGTAAAGGCGTTCAGTTTTTGATGAAGAAAAACAAAATTGATGTGGTAATGGGAACGGGTAAATTAATATCTCCCACAAAACTGGAAGTAACCGCAGCAGATGGCAGCAAGCAAACCCTCGAAGCAAAAAATATAATTATTGCTACCGGTGCACGCAGCAGGCAGCTGCCCAGTATGCCTATTGACGGTAAAAAAATAATTGGATACAGAGAAGCATTAGTGCTACCCACGCAACCCAAAAGCATGATAGTATGCGGAAGCGGCGCTATAGGCAGTGAATTTGCCTATTTCTACAACAGCCTTGGCTGCAAAATAACCATAGTGGAATTTATGCCAAAAATTGTACCGGTAGAAGATGATGATGTGAGCAAGGAACTGGAGAAACAATTTAAAAAACAAGGCATTAATATTATGGTAAACAGTGAGGTTACCAAAGTAGATACTTCGGGCAGTGGCGTAAAAGCTACCGTAAAAACAGCAACCGGCGAACAGGTACTTGAAGCCGATATTTTATTGAGCGCCGTAGGTATTGTGGCCAATATAGAAGGCCTGGGCCTTGAAGCGCTGGGTGTAAAAACTGAAAAAGGAAAAATATTAGTAGATGCCAACCAAATGACCAATATTGCAGGCTTGTATGCCATTGGAGATTGCACACCCGGCCAGGCACTGGCACATGTGGCATCAAAAGAAGGTATAAATGCAGCAGAGCATTTAAGCGGCCATAAAGTAACAGCAATGGATTACAATAATATACCCGGCTGTACCTATTGCCTGCCCGAAGTTGCCTCTGTAGGTTATACCGAAAAAGCAGCAAAAGATGCCGGCTACGAAGTAAAAGTTGGTAAATTTCCTTTTGTTGCCAGCGGCAAAGCTACTGCTGCAGGAGCTACCGATGGCTTTGTAAAAGTTATATACGATGCCAAATATGGCGAGTTTTTGGGTTGCCACATGATTGGTATGAACGTAACCGAAATGATAGCAGAAGCAGTAGTGGCACGCAAACTGGAAACTACAGCACACGAAATTTTAAATGCCGTTCATCCCCACCCAACCATGAGTGAGGCCATTAAAGAAGCAACCGCCGTAGCTTATGGCGAAGCCACCGATATTTAA
- a CDS encoding Crp/Fnr family transcriptional regulator, which yields MEVFKKYLEEKAQVTNEQFRHLEKLAGEKKIAKGEYLLRQEEVCDKIYFVEKGLLRAYKVDDGGKEHINQFAPENWFITDRSSILFNLPSEYFIDALEKSELIIFDNDFLIEASNISASFREYNKNLLHNHIRQLQKRIDSLLGLNAEKRYLDFVETYYNLTLRVPQWMIASYLGISPESLSRVRKKLSVIIK from the coding sequence GTGGAAGTTTTTAAAAAATATCTTGAAGAAAAAGCACAGGTTACCAATGAACAATTTCGCCATTTGGAAAAATTAGCAGGAGAAAAAAAAATTGCAAAAGGTGAATATTTACTACGGCAGGAGGAAGTTTGCGATAAAATTTATTTTGTTGAAAAAGGTTTGCTCAGGGCATATAAGGTAGATGACGGAGGTAAAGAACACATCAACCAGTTTGCCCCAGAAAATTGGTTTATTACCGACAGGAGCAGTATACTTTTTAATTTACCTTCAGAATATTTTATTGATGCATTGGAAAAAAGTGAACTAATAATTTTCGATAACGATTTTTTAATTGAAGCGTCTAATATAAGTGCAAGCTTTAGGGAATACAATAAAAATTTATTGCACAACCATATCCGCCAGCTTCAAAAAAGAATTGATTCACTGCTTGGCCTAAATGCCGAAAAACGCTACCTCGATTTTGTGGAAACCTATTACAACCTTACTTTACGGGTGCCACAATGGATGATTGCCTCTTACCTGGGCATAAGCCCCGAAAGCCTGAGCAGGGTAAGAAAAAAACTTTCGGTAATAATAAAATAA